gtctgacaacaacaggaaggtGACATGGGTGAGAGAGGAGCAGCCATACCCTGATCATCCAGAGAGATTTGACTGctggcagctgctgtgtagaaatggtctgactggtcgctgttactgggaggtcgagtggagaggaggagttgagatatcagtgagttacagaggaatcagaaggagaggaaacagtagagactgtgtgtttggattgaatgatcagtcctggagtctgagCTGCTCTAATAATGGTCCTTActctgtctgtcacaataacacagaaacagtcctccctctctcctcctcctcctctaacagagtagcagtgtatgtggactgtcctgctggcactctgtccttctacagagtctcctctgacacactgatccacctccacaccttcaacaccacattcactgaacctctttatcctggGTTTAGGT
This portion of the Micropterus dolomieu isolate WLL.071019.BEF.003 ecotype Adirondacks unplaced genomic scaffold, ASM2129224v1 contig_9226, whole genome shotgun sequence genome encodes:
- the LOC123965328 gene encoding stonustoxin subunit beta-like codes for the protein VDHGGEQMLKPGLRKCKCGFNLTHDDKTAHNFFELTLDTNTAHRKLKLSDNNRKVTWVREEQPYPDHPERFDCWQLLCRNGLTGRCYWEVEWRGGVEISVSYRGIRRRGNSRDCVFGLNDQSWSLSCSNNGPYSVCHNNTETVLPLSSSSSNRVAVYVDCPAGTLSFYRVSSDTLIHLHTFNTTFTEPLYPGFRFWSDSSVSLCSV